The nucleotide sequence CTTTGTGACAGTAGCCTTGGTGCCGGCATTGGCAGCCAAACCCGCTTAACTTGGTGAGCACCAAAGCTGTCAGAGTCTGCATCCGATTTTGTTGCTTCAATCAGCAAGGGTGTTGGTAGTACATCGGCGTTCGTCGCTAAAAATGTCGAAACATAACTATCGGTTCCAAGCGACGCCCATAGAGCAGAAGGTGGGAATACCATAAGATAGGCGGGTGACTAGCTGCGAGCGTGGTGCCGTCTTAGCCGGGTGCTGTGCGCAGTTTTATTTTTCCAACCCAATCATCAAGATAAGTCATTACCTATGTTGAATGCCTCGTCGACCCGCCTCAATAAATACATCAGCAGCAGCGGTATGTGCTCGCGCCGCGAAGCGGACCGTTACATTGAACAGGGCAACGTATCTCTGAATGGCCGGCGTGCTGAGGTGGGCGATCTGGTCATGCCCGGAGATACGGTAAAGGTTAACGGGCAGCTGATCGAGCCGCCAGAGCCCGACGACTTCGTTTTCATTGCACTGAATAAACCCGTGGGCGTCGTCAGTACGACGGACACCAGTGAGCCTAATAACATCCAGCGCTTTGTGGGCCACGGTACCCGAATATTCCCCATTGGTCGGCTGGATAAAGACTCCCAGGGCCTGATCTTTTTAACCAGTAACGGCGATCTGGTGAATAAGATTCTGCGCGCTGGCAACGAGCATGAAAAAGAATACCTGGTGGAAGTAGATAAGCCCATTACCAAGGGCTTTATTGAGGGGATGACCAAAGGGGTGCCGATTCTGGGCACCGTGACCAAGAAGTGTAAGGTGCAACAGGAGTCCACCAGGGTCTTCAGGATCACCCTGGTGCAGGGCTTGAACCGCCAGATCCGCCGTATGTGCGAACACTTCGGTTACGATGTGGTCAAGCTGGAGCGTGTTCGCATCATGAATGTGAACCTCAAAGGCCTGGACGTTGGCGAATGGCGCGACCTCACTCAGAAAGAGCTGAATGGCATTATGGACGCCATCAAAGACTCATCGTCTGAGGCGCCGGCCGGGCAGAAAACCACGCAGAAACGGTCCGGTAAAAAGCCCGGTCAGAAACGTGGTGGCCCACCCAAAGCCAAAAAAGCCGGCGCTAGCCCCAAGGGCCGGCAACAGCCGGGGAAACCATCGGGCAAACCGGCGAAACCCGGCAAGGGCGGTCATAAAAACAGGCCGGGTGGCAAGCCTGGCGGTAAACCAGTCGGTAAAAACACGGGGCCAAAGTCAAAACGGCCACGCAAGCCAAGCGTCAAGAAAGCGCGTGGCTAGCGGCCAGTTTTCCGGCCATCAATCAGCCTTTGAAGCCTTTGGCCACCACGTAGACCTCGCGGGAGCGGGCGCGTGACGCATCGGGTTTGCGAATCAGGACCTTGCTGAACGACGAACGCACGTCTTTGAGGTACTCGTCATAGCCCACCCCCTGAAACACCTTGGCGACAAAACAGCCGCCGGGCTTCAGGACCTGGCGGGCCATATCCAGGGCCAGCTCCACCAGATACATGGACGCTGCCTGGTCGGCCACATTGATACCGCTGATGTTGGGGGCCATGTCCGAGACCACCAGGTCCACCGGGGCGTTGTCCAGGGTGGCCATGATGTCGTCAAAGACCTCGTCTTCGGTAAAGTCTCCCTGGATGAAGTCCACACCCGCTATGGCATCCATGGGCAGAATATCGGACGCGATCACGCGGCCCTTGGCGCCGACCCTGGTCGCCAATACCTGCGACCAGCCGCCCGGTGCACTGCCAAGGTCCATGGTCACCATGCCGGGGCGAACCAGCTTGTCTTTCTCAATCAGCTCGAGCAGCTTGTAGCTGGCGCGGGAGCGATAGCCATCAGCTTGCGCGCGTTTCACATACACATCATTGACGTGCTCATCAAGCCATTGCTGGCTGCTTTTGGATCTGGCCATGTCATTGCTCTGAATAGAACCTGAAGTGTGCGCGGATTATACCTGCTCCGGCAGGGGGCTGTAACATGGGGAAATCCCGATCCATGCTAGTATTCACTGGCTTATTGGTTTGAGTAGCGCGCGATGAAACTGGATGACATAAAAAAGCTGCATAAGAAGAAAGGCCGCAAAGATCTGGGCTGTTTTTTGGTGGAAGGCGAGCACCTGATCCTGGAGCTGGAAAAGGCGGCCAGAGCCATTCCTGCATTCCGGCAGGCGAAAGTTTATGTCAGTGAAAGCTACGGCGACGTGGCGACATCGCTGGAACAGGTACGTATTACTGACAAGCAAATGCAAAAGATTGCCGATACGCAGACCCCGCAGGGCATTGTTGCGGTGGTGCCGTTTCGTACTGCTGAGCCGCTCTCTGCGCCTTCTGTTGATGCGGGTGAAACACCCCACGAAAAAACCATTTATTTATACGAAGTTCAGGACCCGGGCAACCTGGGTACCATTTTGCGAACCTTGGCCTGGTTCGGCGGTTTTCGCTGCGTATTAAGCCCCAACAGTGTGGACCCCTATAACCCAAAAGTGGTGCGCGCGAGTATGGGGGCGATTTTCCATTTGCCCATTGAATTGGATGTGAGTATCAACGAGCTGAAAACGCGCTATGATCACTTTGCGTGCCTGGATATTACCGGAGCACCACTCTCCAGTGAAAGCTTTACAACGCAACGGTGCTTTATATTTGGCAATGAAGCGCGCGGAGTTCCCCACGACGAACTGGCCGGGCTTGATGTGACCGCGTATTCCATTAAAGGGGCCGGCGTTCTTGAATCGCTGAATTTGGCCACGGCCGTCAATATGTGCGCGTACGAACTGAATCGCTAGCTTCGACACCGCTCACAGATCCGGTCATGGGGTCTCGGAATCCTGCAAGAAAAGGCCTCCGTTTGAGGTATAAAGAAAGGATTTAACAATCGGCTGCACAGCGACCGATTTTCCACCGCTTCGCTCTGCTTTTGTTTGCAGCTCATGGGCGACGTTAACGATATGGAGCCTGTGTGAAGTATTTTGCGTACGGATCCAATATGTCTCTCCCAAGACTGAAAGAGAGGGTGCCCGGTGCCGAGCGAATCACTATGTTCACGCTTGTTGAGCATTCTCTCCGGTTTCATAAGTGGAGCAGAGTAGATGGTTCGGCAAAGTGCGATGCGCTGTTTACTGGAAATCCCGATGACCACATCATTGGCGCGCTTTTCGAGATACCGGGGCACGAGAAAGGAGCGCTAGACCAGGCTGAGGGACTAGGCTTCGGCTATCAGGAGAAACGGGTTACGGTAACGGATGCTCAGGGGAATGCCCTGGAAGCGTTTACCTACTATGCAACGGATACCGATCCATCCTTGCTGCCTTACTCCTGGTATTTGCATCACGTGATCTACGGCGCGAAAGAAATCGGGGTTCCAGACGACTATCTGGAGGCCGTCTCAGCCACGAAAAGCCGGGAAGATCCTGATCGGGAAAGAGATGCCAGAGAGCGGGCGATATACCGTTAAAAAATGGGTTCGCCCGTTGCCTTGACCGCATAGAACAGGCAATCACTCTTCGCAATGACCGGGTTGGTGGTAATCATAAAGGCCTTGATGGCCTGGGCGGGGTAGATCTGCCCATCCCTGACCCGAAGAACCTGTTCCATGTTCTCGATCCGGTTGTGGCTGATTGCGGTGAGGATGCCGAGGCCCTTTTTGCCAATCCATCCCAGGGGCTCATCCGGGGAAACCACCCCGAAATTGCGGTGTTCGATGTCTGGTGGAAGCGTGAGGTCGGCCTGACCGGTGGGCTCGGGGCGGTATTCGATGGTTGCTTCGGGCGCCAGTTCCACCCGAATCGGATTTCGCAGTACGGCGACGTCCCAGTCCGCTTTTTCCAGTGATAACACGTCGGGTCTCGACGTATACCGAACGAGTCCCTCGTACGCCAGTTCATGGGCCTGATCATCTTCGGCCCCGCCGCACTCGATGGTCACTGTGGGTACCTCCTGTTCTGAGTATTCCATCAGCGCACCCAGGCGCAGGTCCGTCATGATGAGGCGGTCGGTGAAGAGGGAGGTCAGCGCCTGGTGGGCGGCGTCATTGGTGATGGTCACCGCGAAGGCGGGGCCCGTGCCGGAGGTGTTGTGCATGTCCAGCAGGCATTCGGGGTTCGTGTCGTGAAGCTCTTCCAGTATGGCCCTGGCAATCGCCCCTTCTTGCCCTTCAAAGGGTTCTTTAAAACACCGGTTGAGGTCGCGCCCATCGGGCAGCTGGCGTAGTGACAGCGCGGGCGGGATCTTCGCGGGATAGACGCCGCCCAGGAGAAACAGCATGTTGACCTCGGGCGTGCGCTGCTCAAGCAGCCACCGGTGAAGCGCAAACAGACCCGACGGTTCATTGCCGTGGATCAGTGTTGCCATGGCCCGGGTACGGGAGCGATCCCGACCGGCAACACGAATCACCGTGGGCTTGTGCAGTCGGTCCAGCCACTCAAGGGGGGAGCGCCCCAGCGTTTGGGGTGACGGATCATTGAGGTACTCAAGTACGTTCGAATTGCTCACGTTGACAGTGTCCATTCATGGAGCGGTACGTTTTTCTTCTGGTTGGCCATGTAGAGAGACAGCATACTCCGGAACGCCTCATCGGGGCTCCGGGATCTGAGGAAAGACTCGGTGACGCGGCGCTGCCACCGGGCGCCGGACATGCCGGTTTCAATGCGGCCCTCGATGATTCCCAGCAGGCGGTGAATTTCCCTCTCGTCCACGGCGGTTTGTTGCAATGCTTCCCGGGCGCGCGGCAGCAGCTCACGGGCCACGGTTAGCAGGGGCGTATCCTGCAACTGAACCTGATCCTTGTGCGGCCAGATGATGTCTGCGCCGATGCCATCTTTGGCGGCGCGGTAGAAGTTGTGTTCGGTGTAATGGAAGGGGAGTATCGACGTCAGATGGCGGATGTCATCGAGCACGGCCAACGCAGCCCCGATCACAAACAGTCCGTTCGCACACATATCAACGGCAGTGGGACCTGCCGGCATGGAACGAATCTCGATGCGCAGATGGCCGCCGGCGGCGTCATCGTAGATGGCCCGGTTCCAGGGCCATGTGGTGCCCTGGTGCAGGCGCATCTCGGAAAGTTTCGGTACCTCTCCACGGTCAATCACGGCCATCGGGTCTTCATCCGACATCAGTGGAATGATGGGGGGATACAGTGATGCCGAAGCGGCAAATAGTTCCCAGGCGCTGCGTATCCAGCCGTTGCCGTAATAGACCCTGGGCGGGTGGCGCCAGGTTTTATGGTTGGGAGATCGGCTGTCGATGGATTGCTTGAACAGGGCAATACGGGTTTCGTCCCAGAGGTGGTGGCCAAACAGGCTGGGTGAGTTGCTGGCCAGAGCCAGGACGATCGGCGTGACCAGCTGGACCGCATTGAAATAATCGGCAAAGCGTTCGGCAGGCACACGCCAGTGCAGCTGGAACGAGGTATTGGCCCCCTCCATATAGACGTCGTCGGCCTCCAGATCGATGACATCGTTGCCACCAATATGGATGCTGAATGGCTCGCCCCTTTGCTTGAGCAGCGCGTTGGATAGAGCATGGTAGCGGGGTTCGTCTGTCATCACCTGCGCGCCCATATCAGACTGGCGAAGTGTGGGCAGAATGCCGATCGGTACCAGCTCCCCATCCAGTGGTGCGGCGTGCTGGTTGATTCGTCTGATGGCCGCGAGCAGCTCCCGCTCTGTCCTGGCAAACGGATCTCCCCTGAAAGCCTGGGGGCTGAGGTTGTATTCGAGATTGAAGCGGTTGAGCTCAACGGTCAGTTGGGAGTCCTGAACGCTGGCGGCGATTTCTGTGTTGATGGGTTGAACGCGCAGCTCAGGGTTTACGATGTAGAACTCGACCTCGGCTCCAATGGAGCTCTCACCCTCACCGAAGCCGGGTCGGTCCAGAAGGCGGGTGAGTGCTGTAAGGTCCGTCCGGACCTTGGCAGCAAAACGTTCAAACTCTTCCGCCGAAAATTCCGATGTTTTGATCGACAGTCCCACGGTAACGTCGTCTCTAGCGCTTACTTATCTTGATAGTAGCGGAAGATGCGCCCGGCACCAGTTCAAGACTACAAAACCGTGGTTGTAGAAAGCCCGCCCAAATCCGGATAATGTGGCGCATTGATCCGGAACGGAGAACACCATGTCTTCCCCCCTTGTGACTACCGACTGGCTGCAGGACAACCTGAATAACGAACGTTTGGTACTGATCGACGCGAGTATGGTCAATGTCGTTGGCAAGGAGCCGATCGTTTATGACCGCCCGGTGTTCATCCCGGGTAGCTATAAGATCGATCTGGAAGGAACGCTCTGCGATACCGGATCTTCCCAAATCCATGCCTTCCCGACGGAAGAGCAGTTTACAGAGGAAGTCCGCAGGCTGGGCATTACGCCCGAAAGCCTGGTGGTGCTGTACGACAACCAGGGCATTTACTCGGCACCCCGGGCCTGGTGGATTCTACGGGCTATGGGTCTCAAACAAGTGTTTGTTCTGGATGGTGGCCTGCCGCAGTGGTTGGCCGAAGGCCGGGACACCGTTTCTGCTCCGGTTGCAGAGGCGGCCACGCCTGGCAGCGTGGTGGGCAAGCTCGATCGCAGCCTGGTTCGGGATTCCGCCTACGTTTCCCAACATCTGGAGGACGAGCGCGTACTGGTCATCGATGCGCGATCAAAGGCGCGTTTTCTGGCACAAGCGCCAGAACCCCGGCCTGGTGTGCGCGGTGGCCACATCCCCAATTCCCTCAACCTGCCGTTTACCGAGGTCCTGGAGGGTTATCGATTCAAGCCTGCCAACCAACTGGCGGAAAGGTTTGCGAACCTCGGTCCCTTGCTTCAACCCGATAACGAGCACCAACTGGTGTTTTCCTGTGGTTCCGGCATCACCGCCTGCATCATTCTGTTGGCGGCTGAGCTGGCGGGGTATAACCGGCTATCCCTGTACGACGGCTCCTGGGCCGATTGGGGCGGCAATGGGTCGCTGCCGTTGGCGTAGCGCCCTCGGCCTCGCTGATTTCAGCCGCCGCCTAGCTTCTCCCCGTACTAAACTGCCAGTCAAACTTGCTCCGCTTCCACATTAGCGCTGTTAAAGCGAAGTAAAGAGACATGTATAACGCAAAGTGCCACTCGATAACGTTTTCGGCTTGATCGGCCCAGCTAACGACCGTGGCTTTGATAACAACTTTGGCGATGCCCAGGCACCAATAGAGCACCATTAAGGCGAATTGCAGGTTCAGGTATCGCCGGATCTGTGTATCCAGTTCACCGGCTTTTTGTTGAAGGCTTCGAATACTGATCATTTGAGCCAGAACGGTGAGGGCAAAATAGAACGTCGTACCGTAGCGGCGATGACAGGTATTAAGCAAACACTCCAGGCAATGTGGCGGGGGTGCATCGGAGGCTCCTGAACCTATCCGTTTCAGTTACCCGAAATTTTATAATAAACACGGGGTGACAAGGCCAGTCACAGGGTTAGCGGCGTCACCCGAACCTCTCCACGCAGCCGATCGACCGTTTTCTTATCGAACAACTCCGTCCCGGGCTGCATCACCGTCGCCGCACTACAGGCAATTCCTTCACGTAACGCATCCTGGTCCGACGCGCCCTGTGCCAATACTCCTGTCATACCGGCCACCATTGAATCACCCGCTCCGACCGTGGAGATTACAGGAACCTGAGGCGCTTCGCCTTTCAGGACCTTTGACGGCGTCACCAACAACGCACCCTCCGCGCCCAGGGAGACACAGACATAGCTAACGCCCCGCGCCTGCAATTGCCGGGCTTCCCGAACAATTTCCTGCTGACTTTCCAGGGGCCGTCCGACCAGGGTTTCCAGTTCGAAGCGGTTGGGCTTGATCAGGAAAGGTTGGGCCTTGATCGCGTGTCGCAGCAGCTCGTCATGGGAATCGACGACTGCACGGCCCCCGGCCGATTGCACGCGGCGCACCGCTTCGGCGTAGAGGTCCTGGGGCAAACTCTGTTGTAGCGAGCCGGTGATG is from Marinobacter szutsaonensis and encodes:
- the rluF gene encoding 23S rRNA pseudouridine(2604) synthase RluF, translating into MLNASSTRLNKYISSSGMCSRREADRYIEQGNVSLNGRRAEVGDLVMPGDTVKVNGQLIEPPEPDDFVFIALNKPVGVVSTTDTSEPNNIQRFVGHGTRIFPIGRLDKDSQGLIFLTSNGDLVNKILRAGNEHEKEYLVEVDKPITKGFIEGMTKGVPILGTVTKKCKVQQESTRVFRITLVQGLNRQIRRMCEHFGYDVVKLERVRIMNVNLKGLDVGEWRDLTQKELNGIMDAIKDSSSEAPAGQKTTQKRSGKKPGQKRGGPPKAKKAGASPKGRQQPGKPSGKPAKPGKGGHKNRPGGKPGGKPVGKNTGPKSKRPRKPSVKKARG
- a CDS encoding succinylglutamate desuccinylase/aspartoacylase family protein — encoded protein: MSNSNVLEYLNDPSPQTLGRSPLEWLDRLHKPTVIRVAGRDRSRTRAMATLIHGNEPSGLFALHRWLLEQRTPEVNMLFLLGGVYPAKIPPALSLRQLPDGRDLNRCFKEPFEGQEGAIARAILEELHDTNPECLLDMHNTSGTGPAFAVTITNDAAHQALTSLFTDRLIMTDLRLGALMEYSEQEVPTVTIECGGAEDDQAHELAYEGLVRYTSRPDVLSLEKADWDVAVLRNPIRVELAPEATIEYRPEPTGQADLTLPPDIEHRNFGVVSPDEPLGWIGKKGLGILTAISHNRIENMEQVLRVRDGQIYPAQAIKAFMITTNPVIAKSDCLFYAVKATGEPIF
- the rlmE gene encoding 23S rRNA (uridine(2552)-2'-O)-methyltransferase RlmE, yielding MARSKSSQQWLDEHVNDVYVKRAQADGYRSRASYKLLELIEKDKLVRPGMVTMDLGSAPGGWSQVLATRVGAKGRVIASDILPMDAIAGVDFIQGDFTEDEVFDDIMATLDNAPVDLVVSDMAPNISGINVADQAASMYLVELALDMARQVLKPGGCFVAKVFQGVGYDEYLKDVRSSFSKVLIRKPDASRARSREVYVVAKGFKG
- a CDS encoding 1-phosphofructokinase family hexose kinase, producing MADAFTQLPVAVLSLNPAVDITYQIPQLIPDQKVHASDSRYDPGGNGINVGRSLKRLGVQACTFCVVAGEIGRFLRHQLDAQLDQASYLEVNGETRINGTILESVTGAQFEVSGVGPAVPTTKWQHLLDRFVTHCGKGLGVITGSLQQSLPQDLYAEAVRRVQSAGGRAVVDSHDELLRHAIKAQPFLIKPNRFELETLVGRPLESQQEIVREARQLQARGVSYVCVSLGAEGALLVTPSKVLKGEAPQVPVISTVGAGDSMVAGMTGVLAQGASDQDALREGIACSAATVMQPGTELFDKKTVDRLRGEVRVTPLTL
- a CDS encoding gamma-glutamylcyclotransferase family protein, which gives rise to MKYFAYGSNMSLPRLKERVPGAERITMFTLVEHSLRFHKWSRVDGSAKCDALFTGNPDDHIIGALFEIPGHEKGALDQAEGLGFGYQEKRVTVTDAQGNALEAFTYYATDTDPSLLPYSWYLHHVIYGAKEIGVPDDYLEAVSATKSREDPDRERDARERAIYR
- a CDS encoding sulfurtransferase — encoded protein: MSSPLVTTDWLQDNLNNERLVLIDASMVNVVGKEPIVYDRPVFIPGSYKIDLEGTLCDTGSSQIHAFPTEEQFTEEVRRLGITPESLVVLYDNQGIYSAPRAWWILRAMGLKQVFVLDGGLPQWLAEGRDTVSAPVAEAATPGSVVGKLDRSLVRDSAYVSQHLEDERVLVIDARSKARFLAQAPEPRPGVRGGHIPNSLNLPFTEVLEGYRFKPANQLAERFANLGPLLQPDNEHQLVFSCGSGITACIILLAAELAGYNRLSLYDGSWADWGGNGSLPLA
- a CDS encoding RNA methyltransferase, with amino-acid sequence MKLDDIKKLHKKKGRKDLGCFLVEGEHLILELEKAARAIPAFRQAKVYVSESYGDVATSLEQVRITDKQMQKIADTQTPQGIVAVVPFRTAEPLSAPSVDAGETPHEKTIYLYEVQDPGNLGTILRTLAWFGGFRCVLSPNSVDPYNPKVVRASMGAIFHLPIELDVSINELKTRYDHFACLDITGAPLSSESFTTQRCFIFGNEARGVPHDELAGLDVTAYSIKGAGVLESLNLATAVNMCAYELNR